The DNA window CACTGACATtgttaaaaattttgttttatcAGTAAATGGTCACTAAAGTATCTTTAGACACTTGATGAAGTCAGAAACTTCTGCTCAGTCATTTCTGCACCTTTTGCAGTGAACTTCATACCCTCTCATTGAAAATTGTATAGAGGCACCCCCCCAGTAGCTAATTATTTTTGTTGAAGTTCCTGCTCCTCCCTGAAAGAACCTCCAAACTTTCCAGACTATTCTTTGTCTTGCTgtaacatcttaaaaataaaactgcagcaaAAGCCTTCTACATAGTCAATGATTGAATTGGGATATTGGCATTTGGACAGCTGCATATGTTTTGTCCTCAAATGTTTTTCACTTATTAATTGAACTAAAGTTACGAGATGACCTAAATTTTGCTTTATTGTAAATTTATAACTTACCTGTCATGAGATAATACGAACTAATTGTTTGTGAAGAGGTAAAATGGGCACAGGTCCTACAAGTGTGCTTGATCTGTGGCTCACATATGGGTCTAAGTTTGCAGCTGGACTGAAATATAATTGACTTCATTTTAGCTAATACCCTTTTTGTTgcatttgttggaaaaaaaaatccttcagtgaCTAAACAGCTGAGCAAAACACCTTTTCTGTTCACAAAGTTTGTTGTTTCCTGATTTGTTTATCATTGTTTCACTCCATTCAGCACAAACACTTTAATAATGTATTGTCTTAGAGGCTGTTGCCTTTCAATATttttgttactgtattttttccacagaaattggGCAAGTAAAATGAGAATTTTGGTaatggaaaagttgaaagaaaattcTCAGAGAATGGTAATACACAATAAAACCTTCAAATGGCCTTGAAACAACAATTCTACATTTGAACTTCTGTTACTCGTTCCGTTGGTATAGACGTATGATCTGCACTGCTTATAAATTCTGTATAGCAAGTTCAATGTGTTAAAATGCCGAATTGTTGAtagaaataggaaataaatgaaatctTAAGTTCTACAGAAAAGTTTAAGAAATTGTTTTATATTAACTTAACAAGCCATAgaattgttttattgttttaggTGGATGAAAATACTaggaaaagtttatttaaattacGCTCCACATGGgatgatatttttcctttgaagaaactGTATGCACTTGATGTCAGAGTCAACTCATTAGATCCTGCTTGGCCAATTAAACCTCTGCCCCCAAATGTGAATACTTCTAGCATCCATGTGAAtcctaaatttttaaataaatcgGTAAGTCTTTATGCCTACTGTGTGAACAGATGGTAATACGTGTAGTTTTCATTGTTTGTATGCTGCTTTTTGACAATTTAGTATATTAAGAATGAAGTATCTGACGTTTGTAGACAGGTAAGAGGAATTTCCGAATTCAGAATATttgatgggtttggtttttatatTTCAAAACTGTATTCTGGATTTTTGGAACACTGATTAATTTATATTAACATCATGTACACCTGTCACAGCAGGCAAATTCTAATGGGGCTaaagtttcaaattattttagttatattttgcattaaaaatgcaatttataGCTGTTACACAAACTAAGTCGCAGTGCTGGATCATGATAACAGTTCAAGGAGGTGGAGTTAGTTGATTCCATCAGGattttaaatgtaactttttttattctgtttttagcCAGAGGAATCTACTGCACCTACCTCTGCTGTCACTTCTGGTGCCTCTACTCCTCCAGCTGTTCctgaaatacaaaagaatttGACACAGGAGCAACTGATAAGGCAGCAATTGCTTGCAAAGCAAAAGCAGTTGTTAgaacttcagcaaaaaaaattagaGCTGGAGCTGGAACAAACTAAAGCACAGTTGGTGAGTAAGATAGCTGATGAAACTTTTATAGTTGGGACTCACTTTCTTTTGGACAGTACTTAGCTATACTGGTAACTgccatacattatttttttcatcatgatAGAGAAGCATAGCTATTTTAGAACTAGAGCAATGCAAGTTGATCTGGGGTTCGTGAACAGTATTTGTTACCTCAAAACCTTAAGGGTTACACTCAAaatagaggttaaaaaaaaaaaaggtgaagtttttggttttctgtttttaacttcTCTCCAAAATGATGCCTGCCAATGATCCTTTTCTTCCACCTCTTCTTGTGGCTTACAGCAAACCAGgcttttccaaatatatttgcTCTTAGAGAACAAGGAAGCGTGACTGTTGGAAATAAAGGCAGTTTCCTCATTAGGTCAGGTTGGTTTGATGCCACCATCCGAAGATGGTGGTTAAGCTGTAGTTTTTTACATGTGTAATTGAAAGTCTTGCTATATTGACAGTTGATGGTACCAAAATAAAGCATCTTTGCAGTGTAGAAATACGAAAATTATATCAGATAGTTGGCAGCTTATTTGCCTTGAGCATGTGGAATATATAGAAAGACTAATGCTGTAATGAGAACATGTGCCTAAGTAACATGTTTTGCAGTATTGACTTTGTAGTACTGATTTTGCATTATATTGAGTTTGATCTTTTGTAATGGTACTGCATTATTTTAGCACTTGTGATTAGCAATTAGTGGGTCATTTGAGTTAAATGGTTGAATCTCATAACTTTCAAGACATTTCTGTTTATACTTTTGGTTTCGAGACAGACTATGATCATCTTGGGGTAGGAGTTATGTCATGCAGATTAATGCTggattttttcctatttcaggcTGTATCTCTTAGTGTTCAGCAAGGATCATCTACTATAGCTTCAGTTCCAGCACCTTCCAAGCAACACATGTCTCCCACACCTCACATGACAGTTAAACCACCTCATCAGACTGCTGTGCAATCcgaaaaaaacaaaccatcccCAAGTCCTCCACTTCATGATATCAAAATGGTAAATAGGGATCCCCGACTTAATAGGATGgctcaacattcttctcatgctaaagATCAATCTCATAGGAAAGAATTTCCACCAACCACAACTAGTCAGTCTGATACCaaggcaaacaaaacaacacaggctgaaaaacaaaactcaacaaagcaagaaaaattgaaagcaagtgaaaaaacacaaaagaaagaactTGACCAGTCAGAAGCAAAATCTAAATCACCATCCCCTTTGAAAAATAAGCTACCCAATGCTAAAGATACTAAAACCCAGGAATGTGAAAGCACAAAAGTATCTGAAATTAGTAAGCGGGATCCAAGACTGAAAAGACATCTTCAAGATAAGTTGGAGGGCAAAGaggaggaggtgaaagaaaagcggagaaatacagagaaaaaagaaaaagaggaacatAAGACATGTGAACATAGACCAGCAGGCAGCAGAAATAAAGTGATTAATGGTGCTGTTCAGAAACAAGACACGACTACAGAGGAGTCAGAAAAACAGGGTGGAAAACAAGGGAGATCGAGTAATAGAAAACGGTCACGATCACGCTCTCCTAAGGCACGGTCACCATCTACCCATTCTCCAAAAAGACGAGAGAGGAGATCACCGAAAAGAAGACTTAGGAGTTTATCTCCCACTTCATCAACTCCTAAAATAGGAAAGATACGTCAGATAGGCCCTAAGCAGTCTCATGTTGAAGAAGGCACACAAGCAGCAAGAGATGAAAGAAATTCTAATAAGAGAAACGTTAAACAAGAGGTGCGAGATCCGAGGAGAGTGAAAAAAGCCCAAGAAGACAGGCCCCAAGAAGCGGCAAGCCAGCATTCTACAAAAGTGTCTCCTGATCCAAAGGAGAATGCAGAAAATTGGCAAGGATCCAAATCAGGCAAGAGGTGGAAATCTggttgggaagaaaataaaaagtaagttaCTATCATTTAAACGACTTCTGTTTAAAGTCAGTGGAAATTCTACTGCTGACTTCAGTATAGTTGGCTTTGGGAGGCAATGTTCAGGTTGTTAAAATTTATAAGTTTAACTTCTACTAGTAAAATACGGAAATGATACATACTTAGATTATAAGGTGATAGTGCTGTTTTGCCATGATCAGTTCTAATAGGGATGTAAGAGTAATGTCCTGAATAAAGGAGtgatctgtattttaaatacattcttgCTTTCAGCTCACAGCAGAATGAAGAACACCAAGCACTTGGTAAATCTCCTCACCAAAGACACCGGGAAAACTGGCCTGCTGGCAAAGGAATTTTATCACCCCGAGCACCAAAGCAGCAGCACCGCTTAAGTGTGGATGCCAATTTACAGATCCCCAAAGAATTGACATCTGCAAGCAAGAGGGAATTACTTAAGAAGGTAATATTGGTAAATCTGTCTTCATAGAAGTATCCTGGGTAtagtttgcttttctctttggaaGTCTAAACTTTAACTTTATATTCTAGGCAAATGAACGTTTAACATCTGGTGAAATAACACAAGATGAGTTCCTCATGGTAGCTCATCAGATCCGACAGCTGTTCCAATATCAGGAAGGAAAGCACAGATGTAATGTCTGGGATAAccctacagaagaaaaatgtggtttGAAGAAGAAACCTCTTCTGTCGGATGCAGAACTAACATATTATGAACATAAGGCTAAACTAAAAAGAACACAAGTTCAGCATTCATTGTCAAGGCTTGATCTGTTGGATCCTGATGATATTTTGGATTATCATATACCCGATGCATTGCTTTCTGGAATAGAATGTGAGCAAGCGAAAGCGAAGCGTGGAGTACAGTTCGACAGAAAAGAACCATTTGGAGAGAGGTCAAGGAGACACTCTCCTGTAAGTGGCACTAACAGACCTTTTGCCGATAACCTCTCACCACTTGAGAGTCGACGAAGACTTGAGGAACAAAATGCTACTAAAGGAGCAAGAGGTTCTAAGAACTTTGATCCTTATGACAGCTGGGGAGAGTCAGATGAATTTAGAGATGCTCTCAGACAACAGGGGAAAAGCGCAACAGAGTTCCAGAAAATAGATGGTGATGCAATCTGCAGATTTGATAATCGTGAAGACAGACAGCTTCTTGGGCAAGCTGGtatgtgcttttctttatttaaaatctgttaaatAATTGGCAACATTTTAGTGACTGGTTATCTggtttgttctgggttttttaggTGTTCGAGAGGAACCAAGATCACCATTCAGTGAACGTTTCAAAAGAACTAGATATGAAGATCCAGAGAAAGCACCGTTTCCTGAAAGTCCAGGATCAAGATTTGGAAGCATTGAAGCAAAGCAGAGGATAAGTGCACTAATGGAAGACAGACCTCTATTTGATGGCTCACCTAGACAGGCTGCTGCAAGGGTTGGGGTAGATGGACAAGGAAGTCCTTTTGTTGATGGTCCTGCTGCTGGTTCAAGTTCCAGAATTGATGGGCCACCTGGACAGGCTGCTATGAGATTTGAGGGGCCTTTGGTGGGGGCTGGTGCCTCTCAGTTTGATGGACCActagcaggagcagggggagctGGACCCCTAAGATTTGATGGGCCACCGGGGCAGCTGGCAGGGGCCCTGAGGTTTGAAGGACCCCCAGGACAAGTTGGTGGAGGAGGTCCGCTGAGGTTTGAGGGACCTCTTGGGCAGATAGGTGGGCCTTTGCGATTCGAGGGGCCTGCAGGGCAGCCTGTAGGTGGTCCTAGATTTGAAGGACCTGGGGTTGGTCTCAGGTTTGAGGGTCCCCGTGGTCAGCCTTCAGGTGGTCTCAGGTTTGAGGGACCTCACGGTCAACCTATGGGGCCTCGAGGTCAACCAGGGGGTGGTCTCAGGTTTGAGGGACCCCATGGTCAGCCCTTGGGGCCTCATGGTCAACCAGGAGGTGGCCTCAGGTTTGAGGGGCCACATTTACAGCCATTGGGACCCCATGGTCAACCTGGAGGTGGCCTCCGATTTGAGGGGCCACATGGTCAGCCTCTGGGGCCACATGGACCATCAGGCGGTGGGCTCAGGTTTGAGGGGCCACATGGACCATCAGGTGGTGGGCTCAGATTGGAAGGACCACATGGTCAGCCAGGTGTGGGTCCTAGGTTGATTGATGGACCAGTACACCAGGGAGCTGGTGGACTTAGATTTGATGGTCCTCTGGGTCGGGCCGGTCCAAGATTTGATGGTTGTCACGCAGCTGGATTTGATGGTCAGCCTGGACAGCTGTCTCTCTTGCAAAGATTTGATGGAATTCATGGACAGCCTGGTCCAAGATTTGAAAGGGCACCTGGCCAGCAGGCACAACCACGATTTGATACAGCCATACCTCAAAGATTTGATGGACCTCACCAGCCAGCCTCTAGATTTGACTTGCCCCTTGGCCTTCAAGGTGCACGTTTCGAAAATGTAGCTAACCATCCTGCCTCAAGACTAGAAATGTCACCATATGGACAAGGTGGTCCGTTTGTCGATCATCCCAGCCAGGGCTACAATGGACCATCTCACGGGATGCAGTTCCAGAGACCGGATATATTTGATGGTTCGCCTGGACCAAATTTCAATGGACCAGCTGGCCCAGGAGCACAGAACTTCCCATTGAGAGCTGGACATTACTTTGATGAAAAAAGTCTTCAGGGTCCTCAATATGGAAACTTCAATAATATGCCAATGGGAAGTAATCAGGTAAGAACTGATTGCATTAAATGGTTTGCTTGGAGAAGTGTTTTTGTGTAGAGAATTAGCgggttttattcctttaaaaattgaagatttttctgaagagctgGCAGACTGGGAGCCAGTTTCAAGCTAAAAAAGTCATCCTTCTTCAGCAGTTTATATATAATTTAAGGACATGTTTTGCTAGTTTTTAAGAATCTCATTTTAAGAATTAAACAAAATAGTGGATCTTTAGGATCACTTCGTAGCTCTGAATGTGACAgtaaatttagtatttttaacttgaaaacaaaactagGTACTTGGAAGCCTGGGGTGTTTTCATTAAACTTGCACAAAAGTGAATTCTATATAAAGCATGAAAGATGATGTAAGTGAATATACATGATTCATTTTTCTAAGAGGTGTAGAATTAAAATGGaccaaaataattctgttgtcTTTTTGCAGCTGTTAGTACTGGTGACAAGCCAGTTTTAGAGAGATACCCATAACTTGGGGGAATTGAGAAAGATGCGGACATTGTTGAAttacagtcttttaaaattatcGGCACTGGCATGCTTTAGGAGTTAGTTGTCTTTGCTGTTGTGTGTTAGAAGTGTTCTCGAAAGGGGAAAATGATACTTTACATCAGTGAACACGATGTCATCTCTTTCAGTAGGTTAGAGATTTTAGAGAGAATTTTTCATTTGGGGGATAATAATTGAACATGAAGAGTTAACTGATTGTACAAAAGCAGGTAATGTGTCCTGCTGACCTCTAATGggataaaattttaaataatttgcaaatcCAGAAAGCAGCTAATTAGGGAAAATCCATTTTTATTACAAGTGTGTTATAAAAACTGTTTTTCTACCTGAAGCTTACCGTAGCTGGTTTGCTGAAAAGTCCTGCTTTAAAGATGTGTTTCATACAGTGAATGTTATTTCAGTAGTTGTGTAAGAATCGTAGCATTTGTTAATAGATGTTTACTGGTTTCTCAGATTTCTTTCTGACGAGCTCTGTTTTGGTGAACAGGAGCTATTTGAAAGGAAGTACTGTGTTTGGAAAATGTGACTGAAGGCTCGATAGGTAGaagaaaaggtggttttttttaatttaaatgttacgCAAAATGAGTATGTGTTCTGAAATTTTTCTAGTGGGAAATGAAAATGAGGGAAAGGTTACGTAGTCGTTTGTGGACCCTTCAATACCAGGCTGACATGGTTCACTCCTGGAAGGAgtttaatatataaaattattgaaaaacaTCTAGAAGTtaatgataaaattaaaaaaccctaagTTTATAATggtattattattaaaaaaaaatacttaaatgttTACTTTCACAGGTTTCTCTCATGTCTGCTCAACCAGGGCCTTATGGCCAAGGTCAACAGTATTTGCCAAATCCTGGAAGTTTTGTTCAGAACCCTGCAGGTCTGTAACAAAATAATtaacttccttttatttcttttggattGTTCTGTTTGTTAGTAGCCACAAAAATTACCCTTTTGTAATGTCCTGTTGTGCTAGGTCTGTGTGGTCTAAGGGAAGCATTCTCAGTGAGGTGACCATAGATGTGGTTTCTGTAATACCTTCATCTCTTAAGTGTTTTCCCTCAAACGGTGAAGGCTTTCATTAGTCTTCATTATCCATACCATGTGGTTTTGGTAGTTGtgctagaaaagaaaatcaaaaaggGAAATTTTGGTCTGCTTTTCTGGTAGGCACCAGTCTGTAGGTCTGGCTTGAATTTGTCAGGGTGTGTAAATGTTCCCAGTATATGAGTGGTTAGTAATGAAAAGCTTCTAAAAACATCATAAATGGTTAAAGTATGCGATGAAGTCAATAGGTCCTggtgaaatatttcagtgtaaaataagaaaaatactgcatttcagtAAACACTATCCAGTAGAAATCTGTGTATGGGCAACCAGCTCAGATAGCACTTCAGAATACATTATGAAGGAAGCTGTTGCAAGGGAAGAAATTAGCCAAAGACTAGACATAAAGAGAGTTggtaaataatttgaaataaaaaatggaagaaacaagAGGCAGAAGGAAGAGTGTGTTGTGAAATACACTGATAAAAGTGAAGTAAATTTCTAATGCTAACGTGTTGTCTCCTTGAATGTCGATGTTTTTCCCCAGGAGCCCTTCCACATTCATATCCTGATAACCACCTTGGACAGCTTGATGTCAATGAATTGTTTGCTAAACTGCTGTCAACAGGGATCCTCAAACTGTCAAAAACTGACTCCACTTCAGCGCGTATGTAGATCCATTACATTCTAACTACTCAGTTTATCCACAGCTGAAGTGTAAAGCTAAGTATAAGAACTTTTGTGAACtcctgcacttttttttaaaaaactgaacttttttgggggggaggaattTAGTGCATGTGATGGAGTAAATGCTTAGTGTCTGGTTTAATTTGTACACTTCAGCTATCCAGAGCAGTCAGTTTTGTCTTTGATGCGGTGCCTCCGTAACTCAGATTCCTGTCAGTTTCTGCAATATTTCTGTGTCTCTGAAGACTGAATTTTAATGCCAAAGACAGAGGTGAATTACTGTTTTCCTGAATTGAAATTCTGAGTAACTTGTAGTATCTtgtatgctttttttaatgttagaggaTGACTGACTTGGCTATTGCACACTTGTACTTTAGCCTAGTCAGATCGTATTTATTAATAGTCAACTAAAAAGAACTTTCATGAGCATGTCGCTTCTTTCTGATAATGTACTGAAACTTTGATAAAATGGTATCTTTATGCTTTCTAGAAGTGAATGAAACATCAGCCCAGCCAGCTgctgaagaggaagatgatgacCAGAATGAAGATCAAAATGTTCCAGACCTCACTAACTTCACAGTTGAAGAACTTAGACAGTGCGTATAGTAGAATGAGTTTACAGTGTAGTAAGAATCGTGGCATGGTAGTATCTAGACAGTTAATCCAAAGACAGCTGAGAGCTTTTAAAAGATtatatgtcactttttttttatgttagccttgaagaacttgagggaggaagaagaggcaaaattaaCCTGGGAAAACACAAGTTGCATGTTGTTAATTAATCAGTTAGGTTGTGATATGTATTGAAGCCAGTGTTTCTTCCTTTGTTACTACTAATTTTACCACCTTTGTGGTAGTGTGCAAAGCTGAGCCAAATGCAAGTGTTGCCATTTTATGC is part of the Accipiter gentilis chromosome 19, bAccGen1.1, whole genome shotgun sequence genome and encodes:
- the PCF11 gene encoding pre-mRNA cleavage complex 2 protein Pcf11 isoform X4, with the protein product MYLMDSIVKNVGREYLTAFTKNLVATFICVFEKVDENTRKSLFKLRSTWDDIFPLKKLYALDVRVNSLDPAWPIKPLPPNVNTSSIHVNPKFLNKSPEESTAPTSAVTSGASTPPAVPEIQKNLTQEQLIRQQLLAKQKQLLELQQKKLELELEQTKAQLAVSLSVQQGSSTIASVPAPSKQHMSPTPHMTVKPPHQTAVQSEKNKPSPSPPLHDIKMVNRDPRLNRMAQHSSHAKDQSHRKEFPPTTTSQSDTKANKTTQAEKQNSTKQEKLKASEKTQKKELDQSEAKSKSPSPLKNKLPNAKDTKTQECESTKVSEISKRDPRLKRHLQDKLEGKEEEVKEKRRNTEKKEKEEHKTCEHRPAGSRNKVINGAVQKQDTTTEESEKQGGKQGRSSNRKRSRSRSPKARSPSTHSPKRRERRSPKRRLRSLSPTSSTPKIGKIRQIGPKQSHVEEGTQAARDERNSNKRNVKQEVRDPRRVKKAQEDRPQEAASQHSTKVSPDPKENAENWQGSKSGKRWKSGWEENKNSQQNEEHQALGKSPHQRHRENWPAGKGILSPRAPKQQHRLSVDANLQIPKELTSASKRELLKKANERLTSGEITQDEFLMVAHQIRQLFQYQEGKHRCNVWDNPTEEKCGLKKKPLLSDAELTYYEHKAKLKRTQVQHSLSRLDLLDPDDILDYHIPDALLSGIECEQAKAKRGVQFDRKEPFGERSRRHSPVSGTNRPFADNLSPLESRRRLEEQNATKGARGSKNFDPYDSWGESDEFRDALRQQGKSATEFQKIDGDAICRFDNREDRQLLGQAGVREEPRSPFSERFKRTRYEDPEKAPFPESPGSRFGSIEAKQRISALMEDRPLFDGSPRQAAARVGVDGQGSPFVDGPAAGSSSRIDGPPGQAAMRFEGPLVGAGASQFDGPLAGAGGAGPLRFDGPPGQLAGALRFEGPPGQVGGGGPLRFEGPLGQIGGPLRFEGPAGQPVGGPRFEGPGVGLRFEGPRGQPSGGLRFEGPHGQPMGPRGQPGGGLRFEGPHGQPLGPHGQPGGGLRFEGPHLQPLGPHGQPGGGLRFEGPHGQPLGPHGPSGGGLRFEGPHGPSGGGLRLEGPHGQPGVGPRLIDGPVHQGAGGLRFDGPLGRAGPRFDGCHAAGFDGQPGQLSLLQRFDGIHGQPGPRFERAPGQQAQPRFDTAIPQRFDGPHQPASRFDLPLGLQGARFENVANHPASRLEMSPYGQGGPFVDHPSQGYNGPSHGMQFQRPDIFDGSPGPNFNGPAGPGAQNFPLRAGHYFDEKSLQGPQYGNFNNMPMGSNQVSLMSAQPGPYGQGQQYLPNPGSFVQNPAGALPHSYPDNHLGQLDVNELFAKLLSTGILKLSKTDSTSAQVNETSAQPAAEEEDDDQNEDQNVPDLTNFTVEELRQRYDSVINRLYTGIQCYSCGMRFTTSQTDVYADHLDWHYRQNRTEKDVSRKITHRRWYYSLTDWIEFEEIADLEERAKSQFFEKAHEEVVLKTQEAAKEKEFQSVPAGPAGAVESCEICQEQFEQYWDEEEEEWHLKNAIRVDEKIYHPSCYEDYQNTSSFDCTPSPSKTPVENPLNIMLNIVKQETPESCDSPKVKEEPDDTPTACAEESTPASTDIKTEPDESV